The following proteins are encoded in a genomic region of Leifsonia psychrotolerans:
- a CDS encoding glycoside hydrolase 5 family protein → MNDAHKPAPSVVVHHEGSHYLRAGNVPYVPVGAHYVPPSGPDWPWRVGAADFDQSFRAMAAAGMNTVRIDLIWAAIEPAPGCMDEAHLQVIDSLFDAAERHGLTLHPALFVGGEVGDAYWDLPWASGRNPHSDEELLVLQERHAGVLARRWRDRPSLVAWDLTDEPPFWLFAEDTSDDQARAWTARIVAAIRAEDPEHLITVGTASQEVDHGPFRADVIAPLLDFSCVHPYAIYSPELYPDRLLSTRMTHSAAFETALAAGAGRKVMVHEFGASSNQFDPDAIAAYDRLLCWSSFGRGAIGFYAWCWTDAEPAAYSRAPYVRMPHETQFGVTEHDGTPRPRLGALSDLARTLGEIDLDAFASNGPMTDAFVPVPHEYVHPYGEESYGLSSMPAGPYLPAERAWYPNRDVKPLVRGWLNSFVLGARAGLTIDFCREQLDARWPELPVALVPAPLTTTTNSLLHVRTTFWSEAHTYVQGGGTLYLSCSAESAVQDLEALSGVSIVDRAPVHDTVILTFVQSIGKVTAGTEIRIPAGSADLHLRGVLFKATDAIVLAVDQDGRPALTMAKRGEGHTITCAYPIELLLAATPDAHSPDDSSWLIYSVIREISGTGEPRGIDHPDVTTSLLTGPSGGLLCITNHSGTDISDVVHLPATATGARQVFPPIHHSEIDSPSAIVGAHSALIISWRTTAEEQQREGNSTS, encoded by the coding sequence ATGAACGACGCCCACAAGCCAGCACCTTCCGTTGTCGTGCACCACGAAGGCTCGCACTACTTACGCGCAGGCAACGTCCCATACGTTCCCGTCGGAGCACACTACGTGCCGCCGTCCGGTCCTGACTGGCCCTGGCGGGTCGGAGCGGCAGACTTCGATCAGTCATTCCGAGCGATGGCGGCTGCGGGAATGAACACGGTGCGCATCGACCTCATCTGGGCCGCCATCGAGCCCGCTCCGGGATGCATGGACGAAGCCCACCTCCAGGTCATCGACTCACTCTTCGACGCTGCCGAACGCCACGGTCTGACTCTTCACCCCGCGCTCTTCGTCGGTGGTGAGGTGGGCGACGCGTACTGGGATCTTCCCTGGGCATCAGGCCGCAATCCCCACTCAGACGAGGAACTACTGGTTCTCCAAGAACGGCACGCGGGCGTCCTCGCTCGGCGCTGGCGAGATCGACCGAGCCTCGTCGCCTGGGATCTCACCGACGAACCCCCATTCTGGCTGTTCGCCGAAGACACCTCGGACGATCAGGCGCGCGCGTGGACGGCGCGAATCGTCGCCGCCATCCGTGCCGAAGATCCCGAGCATCTCATTACAGTCGGGACGGCCTCGCAAGAGGTCGACCACGGCCCATTCCGAGCCGACGTCATTGCCCCGCTCCTCGACTTCAGCTGCGTGCACCCCTACGCGATCTATTCGCCTGAGCTCTACCCCGACCGTCTCCTCTCGACACGAATGACTCATTCTGCCGCCTTCGAGACGGCGCTGGCGGCCGGTGCCGGGCGCAAAGTCATGGTGCACGAATTCGGCGCTTCGAGCAATCAGTTCGACCCCGATGCGATAGCAGCCTACGATCGGCTGCTCTGCTGGTCCAGCTTCGGAAGAGGCGCGATTGGCTTCTATGCCTGGTGCTGGACCGACGCCGAACCCGCCGCCTACAGCCGAGCGCCCTATGTGCGGATGCCGCATGAGACTCAGTTCGGCGTGACGGAACATGACGGCACGCCCCGGCCACGTCTCGGTGCGCTGAGCGACCTCGCACGCACACTCGGTGAGATTGATCTTGACGCTTTCGCGAGCAACGGCCCGATGACTGACGCCTTCGTGCCGGTGCCGCACGAGTACGTCCACCCTTATGGCGAGGAATCCTACGGGTTGAGCTCCATGCCGGCGGGCCCGTATCTGCCTGCCGAGCGGGCCTGGTATCCGAACCGCGACGTCAAGCCTCTCGTGCGCGGCTGGCTGAACAGCTTCGTCTTGGGCGCCCGCGCCGGGCTGACCATCGACTTCTGTCGAGAGCAACTCGACGCACGGTGGCCTGAGCTGCCCGTGGCACTCGTCCCCGCACCGCTGACCACGACGACCAACTCGCTTCTGCACGTGCGCACGACCTTCTGGAGTGAGGCGCACACATACGTGCAGGGGGGCGGCACGCTTTATCTGTCCTGCTCTGCGGAAAGCGCTGTCCAGGACCTTGAAGCTCTCTCTGGCGTGTCGATCGTCGACCGCGCTCCGGTGCACGACACGGTGATCCTGACTTTCGTGCAGTCAATTGGGAAGGTGACGGCCGGAACTGAGATTCGGATTCCAGCAGGAAGCGCGGATCTTCACCTTCGCGGCGTCCTCTTCAAGGCCACGGATGCGATTGTCCTCGCTGTTGATCAGGATGGCCGCCCCGCTCTCACCATGGCCAAACGAGGCGAAGGCCACACCATCACGTGCGCGTACCCCATCGAACTTCTTCTCGCTGCGACACCGGATGCGCACTCACCAGACGATTCCTCTTGGCTCATCTACAGCGTGATTCGGGAGATCTCCGGAACGGGAGAGCCTCGAGGAATCGACCACCCCGACGTCACTACCTCGCTGCTCACCGGCCCGTCAGGGGGCCTTCTCTGCATCACGAACCACAGCGGTACGGACATCTCCGACGTCGTTCACCTTCCAGCGACCGCCACGGGCGCCCGGCAGGTGTTCCCGCCTATTCACCACAGCGAAATCGATTCGCCCTCGGCGATCGTTGGCGCCCACAGCGCACTCATCATCTCGTGGCGAACAACAGCAGAGGAACAACAACGAGAAGGGAATTCAACATCATGA
- a CDS encoding putative acetyltransferase, with protein MTAGPLDFLKSAAVGTRVVVRQRIPGGFTDALGYLRALDDTACVVETKRGMVRVILADVVAAKPVPPPPERRGVQGASRAP; from the coding sequence ATGACCGCTGGGCCGTTGGACTTTCTGAAATCTGCCGCCGTCGGTACTCGCGTTGTCGTGAGGCAGCGCATTCCCGGCGGGTTCACCGATGCGCTGGGCTATCTGCGTGCGCTCGATGACACCGCGTGCGTGGTCGAGACCAAGCGGGGAATGGTGCGCGTCATCCTGGCCGACGTCGTCGCGGCCAAACCGGTTCCCCCGCCGCCCGAGCGCCGTGGGGTTCAGGGCGCGTCACGAGCGCCCTGA
- a CDS encoding helicase HerA-like domain-containing protein: MTPSDAVDPVAAAQADADAALAAVVKAQAEADAAVQRARDAAAAAPVETPPAPLDETLVAGIRAGYSFDAPALELGALVNGDTRPDVPIRIPLAMTNRHGLVAGATGTGKTKTLQVLAEQLSAHGVAVFAADIKGDLSGIATAGVPTDKLLARTQGIGQTWNGTATPTEYFSLGGIGAGIPIRATVAGFGPLLLSKVLGLNPTQESSLGLVFHYADAAGLPLLDLTDLRAVLSFLISDAGKGELTGLGGLSSATVGVILRELITFADQGADVFFGEPEIDTSEFLKITADGRGVVSLLEVPGVHDKPALFSTFLMWLLADLFNDLPEVGDQDKPKLVFFFDEANLLFTDASKDFLAQITQTVRLIRSKGVGIFFVTQTPKDVPSDVLAQLGSRVQHQLRAFTPDDAKALRATVSTYPNSGYDLAEVLTSLGTGEAIVTVMNEKGAPSPVAWTRLRAPEGSMEPTPAAQIAQAVAASPLLAKYGTPIDRDSAREMLARKLDAAHAAAVAAQQVLDAAKAEAEREKQQQVQATQQAKAAQKAQAEYDRLLKQTGGASRTTATRTSSRAQKSVLDQVLGSQVTKTILTGVVAGIFGTRRRR; encoded by the coding sequence ATGACCCCGAGTGATGCTGTGGATCCGGTGGCTGCCGCCCAAGCCGACGCTGACGCGGCGCTTGCCGCAGTCGTGAAGGCGCAGGCCGAGGCGGATGCCGCCGTGCAGAGGGCTCGGGATGCGGCCGCGGCCGCACCGGTCGAGACTCCACCGGCCCCACTCGATGAGACTCTCGTCGCCGGCATCCGCGCCGGGTATTCTTTCGACGCGCCGGCGCTCGAACTGGGCGCTCTCGTCAACGGGGACACCCGGCCAGACGTGCCGATCCGCATTCCGCTGGCCATGACCAACCGGCACGGCCTGGTGGCCGGCGCTACGGGAACGGGCAAGACCAAGACGCTGCAGGTGCTCGCCGAACAGCTCTCGGCTCATGGTGTGGCCGTCTTCGCAGCTGACATTAAGGGCGATCTTTCGGGGATCGCCACGGCGGGTGTGCCCACCGACAAACTTCTGGCCCGCACCCAGGGCATCGGCCAGACCTGGAACGGAACGGCCACCCCCACCGAGTACTTCTCACTCGGCGGCATCGGGGCCGGCATCCCGATCCGCGCGACGGTGGCCGGCTTCGGTCCGCTGCTGCTCTCGAAGGTACTGGGGCTGAACCCCACACAGGAATCCAGTCTCGGCCTCGTTTTTCACTACGCGGATGCCGCGGGCTTGCCGCTGCTCGACCTGACCGATCTGCGCGCGGTGCTCAGCTTCTTGATCAGTGACGCAGGGAAGGGCGAGCTCACCGGACTCGGTGGGCTGTCGAGCGCGACGGTGGGCGTGATTCTGCGCGAGCTCATTACATTTGCTGACCAGGGCGCCGACGTCTTTTTCGGTGAACCCGAAATTGATACGAGCGAATTCCTGAAGATCACGGCCGACGGCCGTGGTGTCGTGAGCCTGCTCGAGGTGCCCGGCGTTCACGACAAACCGGCCTTGTTCTCGACGTTTCTGATGTGGTTGTTGGCCGATCTGTTCAACGATCTACCCGAAGTCGGCGACCAGGACAAACCCAAGCTTGTCTTCTTCTTTGACGAGGCGAACCTGCTGTTCACGGACGCGTCGAAGGATTTCTTGGCGCAGATCACGCAAACCGTGCGACTCATCCGCTCGAAGGGCGTCGGAATCTTCTTCGTCACGCAGACGCCGAAGGATGTACCGAGCGACGTACTCGCCCAGCTCGGCTCGCGGGTGCAACATCAGCTGCGTGCATTCACGCCGGATGATGCGAAAGCGTTGCGCGCGACAGTCTCGACCTATCCCAATTCGGGCTACGACCTCGCAGAGGTGCTCACGAGCCTCGGCACGGGCGAGGCGATCGTGACGGTGATGAATGAGAAGGGCGCCCCGAGCCCCGTCGCGTGGACGAGGTTGCGTGCTCCGGAAGGATCGATGGAGCCGACCCCGGCCGCTCAGATCGCTCAGGCCGTCGCCGCGTCGCCGCTGCTGGCGAAATACGGCACCCCGATCGACCGGGATTCCGCCCGCGAGATGTTGGCGCGCAAACTGGATGCCGCACACGCGGCGGCCGTCGCCGCCCAACAGGTGCTCGATGCGGCGAAAGCCGAAGCCGAGCGTGAGAAGCAGCAGCAGGTGCAGGCAACTCAGCAGGCCAAGGCCGCACAGAAGGCGCAGGCGGAATACGACAGGCTTCTGAAGCAAACCGGCGGAGCGAGTCGCACGACGGCCACGCGCACGAGTTCGCGAGCCCAGAAATCAGTCCTTGATCAGGTGCTCGGCTCGCAAGTCACGAAGACGATCCTCACGGGTGTCGTGGCGGGCATCTTTGGAACTCGCCGTCGCCGATGA
- a CDS encoding cupin domain-containing protein, giving the protein MTELTDATTLTVSLSPVPLVLLADAVTTTLGEARPKPTATTPGQRESSVVAWTSPDGVTETGVWEASPGSFTATRDGYHEICQILSGRATIESDGGQTTEVSAGDLFVMPTGWSGTWHVAETLRKTYVTVTVV; this is encoded by the coding sequence ATGACTGAACTGACTGACGCGACGACACTGACCGTGAGCTTGAGCCCGGTGCCCCTCGTGCTCCTGGCGGATGCCGTGACCACCACCCTGGGCGAGGCCCGCCCGAAACCCACCGCGACGACGCCCGGCCAGCGTGAGTCGAGCGTTGTCGCGTGGACCTCGCCGGACGGCGTCACAGAAACCGGCGTCTGGGAGGCCAGTCCGGGCAGCTTCACTGCAACGCGTGACGGCTATCACGAGATCTGTCAGATTCTCTCCGGCCGGGCAACAATCGAGAGCGACGGCGGCCAAACCACGGAGGTGAGCGCGGGAGACCTCTTCGTCATGCCGACGGGATGGAGCGGAACCTGGCACGTGGCTGAAACGTTGCGCAAGACCTACGTGACCGTCACCGTCGTCTAG
- a CDS encoding NAD(P)/FAD-dependent oxidoreductase, which translates to MINGDVSFWWNQIGRDAPRAPLPGSLTADVCIVGAGYTGLWTAYYLKKAAPHLRVVILEQKFAGYGASGRNGGWLTNAVTGGRSQYVKTHGRPAAENFQTEMNHTVDEVIRVAALEGIDADIVKGGEFNVAYDAPQQERLVAAARAEQAWSMTDVDLLSAKEAADRINVVGTTGAMWHPHCARIQPAKLASGLARAVEALGVTIYEDTHVSEILPHRAVTDRGTVEADFVVRATEGFTAGLKGLHRAWLPMNSSLIATEPLSAAIWDSIGWDGRETLGDFAHAYMYAQRTSDDRIAIGGRGVPYRFGSKTDSDGQTHASTVEALRGILTRFFPATAGVAIDHAWSGVLGVPRDWAATVGLDPQTGLAWAGGYVGTGVTTTNLAGRTLTDLILGTPSALTELPWVNHRVRNWEPEPLRWLAVKALYQAYGMADHAELTRRTTTSPLAKIADMVSGRGH; encoded by the coding sequence ATGATCAATGGCGACGTCTCGTTCTGGTGGAACCAGATCGGCCGCGACGCGCCCCGCGCCCCGCTTCCCGGTTCGTTGACGGCCGATGTCTGCATCGTCGGTGCCGGCTACACGGGCCTGTGGACCGCCTACTACCTCAAGAAAGCCGCTCCGCACCTGCGCGTTGTCATCCTCGAGCAGAAGTTCGCGGGTTATGGAGCCTCGGGCCGCAACGGCGGTTGGTTGACCAACGCGGTGACCGGTGGGCGCAGCCAGTACGTGAAGACGCACGGTCGCCCGGCGGCCGAGAACTTCCAGACCGAGATGAACCACACCGTCGATGAGGTGATCCGGGTCGCCGCACTGGAGGGAATTGACGCCGATATCGTCAAGGGCGGCGAGTTCAATGTCGCCTACGATGCACCCCAGCAGGAACGCCTGGTCGCCGCTGCGCGCGCCGAGCAGGCCTGGTCCATGACGGATGTCGACCTGCTTTCGGCCAAGGAAGCCGCCGACCGCATCAACGTGGTCGGCACCACCGGTGCCATGTGGCATCCGCACTGTGCGCGCATTCAACCGGCCAAACTCGCCTCGGGACTCGCCCGGGCCGTCGAGGCGCTCGGCGTCACGATCTACGAAGACACCCACGTGAGCGAAATCCTTCCGCACCGTGCCGTGACCGACCGCGGAACCGTTGAGGCCGACTTCGTCGTGCGGGCGACAGAAGGCTTCACCGCCGGGCTGAAGGGCCTGCACCGGGCCTGGTTGCCGATGAACTCGTCGCTCATCGCGACCGAGCCACTGAGTGCCGCAATCTGGGATTCGATCGGCTGGGACGGCCGCGAGACCCTCGGCGACTTCGCTCATGCCTACATGTACGCGCAGCGGACGAGTGACGACCGCATCGCCATCGGCGGGCGCGGCGTGCCCTACCGCTTCGGGTCGAAGACCGACTCAGACGGCCAGACGCACGCGAGCACCGTGGAAGCGCTGCGCGGCATCCTCACCCGCTTCTTCCCAGCGACGGCCGGTGTGGCCATCGACCACGCCTGGTCCGGCGTGCTGGGCGTGCCGCGTGACTGGGCTGCGACGGTCGGGCTCGACCCGCAGACCGGCCTGGCCTGGGCTGGCGGCTATGTCGGCACGGGCGTGACAACGACCAACCTGGCCGGCCGCACCTTGACCGACCTGATCCTCGGCACACCGAGTGCGTTGACCGAACTGCCCTGGGTCAACCACCGTGTGCGCAACTGGGAGCCGGAGCCCCTCCGCTGGCTGGCGGTCAAGGCGCTCTACCAGGCTTATGGCATGGCTGACCATGCTGAACTGACGAGGCGCACCACCACGTCGCCACTGGCGAAAATCGCCGACATGGTATCCGGCCGCGGGCACTGA
- a CDS encoding ABC transporter ATP-binding protein yields the protein MSRDNTDRGTQIRLSGVTKHYPKSVAVDNVSLTVEPGEFMTFLGPSGSGKTTTLNLIAGFTDLTSGSVELDGRRIDDVPAHKRGLGVVFQHYALFPHMTVADNVAYPLRRRKVGKAEERRLVAASLETAGLSRFADRYPAQLSGGQQQRVALARALVFDPQALLLDEPLGALDKQLRERLQLELRRIHREVGRTFVFVTHDQEEALTLSDRIAIFNEGRIEQVGTAAELYERPQSLFVASFIGESTILRGVEGEHTATVVRPEKLELHASVDNVPDAHARVQVRLLQSVYLGSGWKHEIGLPDGSTGVVRDAGERSTSSRPGESALLSWHPEHAVILDDSNAA from the coding sequence ATGTCAAGGGATAACACCGACCGGGGCACGCAGATTCGCCTCTCCGGCGTGACCAAGCACTATCCGAAATCGGTCGCCGTCGACAACGTGAGCTTGACCGTTGAACCCGGCGAGTTCATGACGTTCCTCGGACCGTCAGGGTCGGGTAAGACGACGACCCTCAACCTGATTGCCGGATTCACCGACCTCACCTCCGGTTCCGTCGAACTCGACGGCCGACGCATCGACGACGTTCCCGCCCACAAGCGCGGCCTCGGTGTCGTATTCCAGCACTATGCGCTGTTCCCGCACATGACGGTGGCCGATAACGTGGCGTATCCGCTCCGGCGGCGCAAGGTCGGCAAGGCGGAGGAGCGCCGGCTCGTCGCGGCGTCGCTCGAGACCGCCGGGCTGTCCCGTTTCGCGGATCGCTATCCGGCGCAGCTGTCGGGCGGGCAACAGCAGCGGGTCGCCCTCGCTCGCGCACTCGTCTTCGACCCCCAGGCTCTGCTCCTCGATGAGCCCCTCGGTGCGCTCGACAAACAGCTGCGGGAGCGTCTCCAGCTTGAGCTGCGTCGGATCCACCGGGAGGTGGGCCGCACCTTCGTCTTCGTGACTCACGATCAGGAAGAAGCACTCACCCTCTCCGATCGGATCGCCATCTTCAACGAAGGCAGGATCGAACAGGTTGGGACGGCAGCCGAACTCTACGAGCGCCCGCAGTCACTCTTCGTCGCCTCCTTCATCGGAGAATCGACGATTCTGCGTGGTGTGGAAGGAGAACACACCGCAACGGTGGTTCGCCCGGAGAAGCTTGAGCTCCACGCCAGTGTTGACAACGTTCCCGATGCGCACGCCCGGGTGCAGGTGCGGCTTCTGCAGAGCGTCTACCTCGGGTCTGGCTGGAAGCACGAAATCGGCTTGCCCGATGGATCGACCGGAGTCGTCCGGGACGCGGGGGAGAGAAGCACCAGCTCCCGGCCCGGCGAGTCCGCCCTGCTGAGCTGGCACCCTGAGCACGCCGTCATTCTGGACGACTCGAACGCAGCATGA
- a CDS encoding ABC transporter permease subunit yields the protein MIKPHPVTLTILWIFAALLAVWLVAPTLIVIPLSFTDKASLVFPPSGYSMRWYESFFTNQAWITALANSFLVALLVVVLATVTGTMAAIGLSKMRGRRAAGILTLGLLAPMVVPGIITAIGIYAVFLRMQLLGTLVGFVVAHTVIALPFVIISVSTSLRGFDTRLELASGSLGAGPVTTFMRVTLPLILPGIISGALFAFVTSFDEVVTSLFIKSPYLQTLPVLMYQSVTRDTDPTLAAAATMILILTTAIVLIGLFSIGRKKNVKG from the coding sequence GTGATCAAACCACATCCCGTCACGCTGACGATCCTCTGGATCTTTGCCGCGCTTCTCGCCGTCTGGCTGGTCGCTCCGACGCTGATTGTCATCCCGCTCAGCTTCACCGACAAAGCCTCACTCGTCTTCCCTCCGAGCGGCTACTCGATGCGCTGGTACGAGTCCTTCTTCACGAACCAGGCCTGGATCACGGCACTCGCCAACTCATTCCTGGTGGCACTGCTCGTCGTCGTCTTGGCGACGGTGACCGGAACCATGGCCGCCATCGGGCTGAGTAAGATGCGTGGGCGTCGGGCGGCCGGCATCCTCACTCTGGGGCTGCTCGCGCCTATGGTGGTCCCCGGCATCATTACCGCGATCGGAATCTACGCGGTCTTCCTGCGGATGCAGTTGCTCGGCACACTGGTCGGATTCGTCGTGGCGCACACGGTTATCGCGCTGCCGTTCGTGATCATCTCCGTTTCGACCAGTCTCCGTGGGTTCGACACGCGTCTCGAGCTGGCCTCCGGAAGCCTCGGTGCCGGCCCCGTGACCACGTTCATGCGGGTCACGCTTCCGCTCATCCTGCCCGGGATCATTTCGGGAGCACTGTTCGCATTCGTGACATCCTTCGACGAAGTCGTCACGTCATTGTTTATCAAGAGCCCGTATCTGCAGACGCTTCCGGTGCTGATGTACCAGAGTGTGACGCGCGACACGGACCCGACACTCGCGGCTGCAGCCACGATGATCCTCATCCTCACCACCGCCATCGTCCTGATCGGGCTCTTCTCGATCGGAAGGAAAAAGAATGTCAAGGGATAA
- a CDS encoding ABC transporter permease, with protein MSSSRTVGRVVERGRIGQRLVRTPLRTLVLVLPALAILIGVFAYPLAQSMWLSVSDPSLDFSNYVWVFGTAGNVAVILRTFGIALATTVICLALAYPYAYLMTIAGPRGRAALIIIVLIPFWTSLMIRSFAWIILLQDNGLVNQLLGVFGMGPFQLIRTPTGVLIGMVQVLLPFMVLPLYAVMSGIDSRLSDAARSLGARPVTAFLTVFVPLSMPGVLAGALMVFIQSLGFYITPALLGSPSESMISQSIYGQVNGLLQWGRGGALGAVLLLLTLLLLGVLALIMRATRRTTGKDMLSL; from the coding sequence ATGAGCTCCTCCCGAACTGTCGGGCGAGTTGTGGAGAGGGGGCGTATCGGCCAGCGGCTGGTGCGCACCCCCCTTCGAACCCTCGTCCTCGTGTTGCCGGCGCTGGCCATCCTGATCGGCGTCTTCGCGTATCCACTGGCCCAGAGCATGTGGCTCAGTGTGAGCGATCCGAGCCTGGACTTCTCGAACTACGTGTGGGTGTTCGGCACCGCCGGAAACGTCGCCGTCATCCTGCGCACGTTCGGGATCGCCCTCGCGACCACCGTCATCTGTCTGGCCCTCGCCTATCCGTATGCCTACCTGATGACCATCGCCGGCCCCCGCGGCCGGGCGGCGCTCATCATCATCGTGCTGATCCCGTTCTGGACGTCGCTGATGATTCGATCGTTCGCCTGGATCATCCTGTTGCAAGACAACGGACTCGTGAACCAGCTTCTCGGCGTTTTCGGAATGGGCCCGTTCCAGCTCATCCGCACCCCGACAGGCGTGCTCATCGGTATGGTGCAGGTGCTCCTCCCCTTCATGGTGCTTCCGCTCTACGCGGTCATGAGCGGGATCGACAGCAGGCTCTCGGATGCCGCGCGCAGTCTCGGCGCCCGTCCCGTCACGGCCTTCCTGACCGTCTTCGTGCCGCTGTCGATGCCCGGCGTGCTGGCCGGTGCACTCATGGTGTTCATCCAGTCGCTCGGCTTCTACATCACCCCGGCGCTGCTCGGATCGCCCTCGGAGAGCATGATCTCGCAAAGTATTTATGGGCAAGTGAATGGGCTCCTCCAATGGGGCAGGGGTGGCGCACTCGGGGCTGTCCTGCTTCTGCTCACCCTGCTCCTGCTCGGCGTCCTCGCGCTCATCATGCGCGCGACCCGCCGCACGACCGGAAAGGACATGTTGAGCCTGTGA
- a CDS encoding polyamine ABC transporter substrate-binding protein → MKKNTPVRGLMLSLGAVAVAASMIGCSGVGGGAVTVDLGSGPAQAGTVKAGALSGVTLTLSSYGGAYQDGQVSAASDPFAKESGATMLSDGPTEYSKIKAQVDNKNVTWDVVDTDAIWAATQCGDDGLLMKIDTTIVDTSKIPDGLAGDCYVPAMQYGYTIMYNTEKYPVAPTGWNDFFDTTKFPGSRAVVGFDDVGPGLLEGALLADGVAQDSLYPLDTERAYAKLDTIRKNLIYWTTGAQSQQMIESGEADMAFVWAGRGYGAAANGAPYKPIWNQAFVVMDSLAVPKNSKNPDAAFAYINYYLGAAQQAKLTELTSYSPVNVDAQPELDALAKGYLITDPAIATQLVVPDTAWWGTNYDVQLERWMKWLHG, encoded by the coding sequence ATGAAAAAGAACACCCCCGTGCGCGGACTCATGCTCAGCCTCGGCGCCGTTGCCGTTGCCGCATCGATGATCGGATGCAGCGGCGTCGGCGGAGGCGCGGTCACAGTCGACCTCGGCAGCGGCCCGGCCCAGGCCGGCACCGTCAAGGCCGGCGCTCTTTCGGGAGTCACCCTGACTCTCTCGTCGTACGGCGGTGCCTATCAGGACGGTCAGGTCTCAGCGGCATCCGATCCCTTCGCGAAGGAATCGGGCGCCACCATGCTGAGCGATGGCCCCACCGAATACTCCAAGATCAAAGCGCAGGTCGACAATAAGAACGTCACCTGGGATGTCGTCGACACGGATGCCATCTGGGCTGCGACGCAGTGCGGAGACGATGGCCTGCTGATGAAGATCGACACCACAATCGTCGACACCTCGAAGATTCCCGATGGACTCGCCGGTGACTGCTATGTGCCTGCCATGCAGTATGGCTACACCATCATGTACAACACCGAGAAATACCCGGTCGCTCCGACCGGTTGGAACGACTTCTTCGACACCACGAAGTTCCCGGGCTCCCGTGCCGTCGTCGGCTTCGACGATGTCGGACCCGGACTCCTGGAGGGCGCCCTCCTCGCCGACGGCGTTGCGCAGGACAGCCTCTACCCACTCGACACCGAGCGTGCCTACGCCAAGCTCGACACGATTCGCAAGAACCTCATCTACTGGACCACCGGTGCTCAGTCGCAGCAGATGATCGAGTCTGGCGAGGCCGACATGGCATTCGTCTGGGCGGGACGAGGCTACGGGGCCGCCGCGAACGGCGCACCGTACAAGCCGATCTGGAACCAGGCCTTCGTGGTCATGGACTCGCTGGCCGTTCCGAAGAACAGCAAGAATCCCGACGCGGCATTTGCGTACATCAACTACTACCTGGGTGCGGCCCAGCAGGCGAAGCTCACCGAGCTCACCTCCTACTCGCCCGTCAACGTCGACGCCCAGCCGGAGCTGGACGCACTGGCGAAGGGATATCTGATCACGGACCCGGCCATCGCGACGCAGCTCGTGGTCCCCGACACCGCATGGTGGGGAACGAACTACGACGTCCAGCTGGAACGTTGGATGAAGTGGCTGCACGGTTAA
- a CDS encoding helix-turn-helix domain-containing protein — MTEVEVHLGRRIAEFRELRGLTLRGLAANAGVSSSFLSQLENSRASASISSMRKISEALGVSVADLLGSHNGHARGVVRAQDRPEYPSGAGSTKFVIAQPPMRNLEIYKGVFEPGGSTGDDLYSHGKSQEIFIVLHGTVELSLGTEVIRMNADDSIEYLSSVPHRVINVGDGQAEVMWVTSPPTA; from the coding sequence ATGACCGAGGTCGAAGTGCACTTGGGGCGTCGAATCGCGGAGTTTCGCGAGCTGCGTGGGCTGACCTTGCGCGGCCTGGCCGCAAACGCGGGCGTGAGTTCCAGCTTTCTCAGCCAGTTGGAGAACAGCCGGGCAAGCGCGAGCATCTCATCGATGCGCAAGATCTCCGAGGCTCTCGGTGTCTCTGTCGCCGACCTGCTGGGCAGCCACAACGGCCACGCACGTGGCGTCGTGCGCGCACAGGACCGCCCCGAGTATCCGTCGGGCGCCGGTTCGACGAAGTTCGTCATCGCGCAGCCGCCGATGCGCAACCTCGAGATCTACAAGGGCGTCTTCGAACCGGGCGGATCCACCGGAGACGACCTCTACTCACACGGCAAGTCGCAAGAGATCTTCATCGTGTTGCACGGAACCGTCGAACTTTCTCTTGGCACCGAGGTCATCCGGATGAATGCGGACGACAGCATCGAATACCTCAGCTCGGTGCCGCACCGAGTGATCAACGTTGGCGACGGCCAAGCCGAAGTCATGTGGGTCACGAGCCCGCCCACCGCCTAA